From the Bos javanicus breed banteng chromosome 7, ARS-OSU_banteng_1.0, whole genome shotgun sequence genome, the window GCCAGAGCCCAGATGTAGTTGTAGGCGAAGCGCAGCGTCTCAATCTTGGTGAGCTTGGTGTCGTCGGGGAAGGAGGGCAGCACGCTGCGCAGCGCATCCAGCGCCGCGTTCAAGTTGTGCATACGGTTTCGCTCGCGGTCGTTGGCCTTGACGCGTCGGCTCCTGCGCAGCGAGTGCAGCAGCGCCTCGGAGCGCACCCGTGCGCGGCCCCTGCGCCGCCGCCGCTCCTGCTCATCGTCCGGCGCGCGAGGAGTGTCGGGCGCCCCGGGAATCCCGGGTGCGCCCCTGCGGACCGTCACGGGCGGCCCCGTGGCGGACGCGGGCTGTTGGAGCCTGGCACAGTCCTCCTCGTCGGTGAGGAAGCCGGACAGGTcgctagtgctgctgctgctgctgctgctgctgctgctgctagcgCAGTCGAGGTCCGAAAGGCAGGTCTCTAGAGTGGCTGGCATCGTGGCGTTGTGCAGGACCGATGGACAGTTAAGAGGGCGCTTAGAGGGCAGGAGTCCGGGCTAAGGGCAAGGCCGCCGGGACGCACTTACGTTCGGAACGGCCCGGGTCTACTCTGTGCTGGCTGCGGGCGCCAAGGGCTGGAAGGGCTCAGGGCGCACCGGAAACTTGGCCTCAACTCCTCGCCTCGCCTGCAGGGGCCACGCTCCTGCCTGTCTCCCGAGTGATCTCGCCGGCGATCAGATCAGCTCGTGTGAGTACCGAGTGTGGCACACGACTGGCCTCAGGACCCCTTAAGTACTCGGTGCAACAATGGGCGCCCCCCCTCCCTAGCCACCTCCGCCCCCGAGGCAGCCCCCTTGAATGGAGCCTGGCGGCAGGTCAGCCCCGTGCGGCGCCCGGGTATTTGCATAATTTATGCTCGCAGGGGgccaccccgcccctcccccctcccGGAGCGTGCCCGTAATTACCGCGGGCCAATCGGCTGCGCCGTGCGGCCCCGAAGCTGTCTCCGGGCTAAGCTGGACTGGGCGGCTCCGGGCAGTGAAACGGAGGCGGGGGCAGCGGGCGATTAGCAGCCGAGGCACGCTCCTCCAGGGGCTGGCCAGGCGCCCCTcgctggggtgggctggggaagtGGGGCGCTGGCCGGAAAGTGTGGGCGGCGCACGAGTTGCAGAAATCTGGAGCCAGCTGGGACCCTGAGTTCGCTCCCTTTCAGGCTGCAGAGTGACTTCTTCGGGCTAGTGATTTAGCTtcactttccccatctgtaaagtggggcacGAGCGTACTCTGTGAAGGATGACGTGAGATGATCTTGGAACACTTGGTAGAGCGGTTTTGTAACCGAGCGGCGCCCAAAGAATGGTTTCGAAATACAGGCGCCCTAGGAACCCAGGCAAAACCCTATTTAAGAAAACCAGAGAGTGCCTGAGTGTGGCTcaaagggcagagggcagagataGGCACCTCTGATCTGTCCAGGTTGGTGAACCGGAGAATGACTCTATTGACCTTCACCCAGGGCAGTATGGGGCGCGCTCGTGGGGGAGCAATGAGAAAAGTAAAGGAATGGATGGTTTTCCCAAGTTGGGTGGCGTCTTGGCCCCCGCCCCCGTCCTCCCAATCCCCCAACTACCCTCCACACCACCTCCCCAACACTGTCTGAAGACTCAGAGTAACAGACGCATGCGGATCCCCTTGCCTCCAAGGAGCCCTCGCTGCCTCCCGGACCTCCCACCTTCACCCTTCTTTGTGCTATAACTTCTGGAAGGGTGTTTCCAGCCTCTGAGGCCC encodes:
- the NEUROG1 gene encoding neurogenin-1, with translation MPATLETCLSDLDCASSSSSSSSSSSTSDLSGFLTDEEDCARLQQPASATGPPVTVRRGAPGIPGAPDTPRAPDDEQERRRRRGRARVRSEALLHSLRRSRRVKANDRERNRMHNLNAALDALRSVLPSFPDDTKLTKIETLRFAYNYIWALAETLRLADQGLPGGGTRERLLPPQCAPCLPGPPSPASDAESWASGAAASPCAAAASPLSDPSSPVASEDFTYGPGDPLFSFPGLPKDLLHTTPRFIPYH